A single genomic interval of Granulicella tundricola MP5ACTX9 harbors:
- the mraY gene encoding phospho-N-acetylmuramoyl-pentapeptide-transferase → MLYWLLYQKLFPYFRFFRIFRYLTFRCVFASLTALLIGLLIGPFVIQRLREFQIGQYIREEGPQSHQKKGGTPTMGGVLICISILVPTLLWSDLSNPFVWVVMLSTLAFGAIGFADDYIKVVNRRNLGLTSRQKLLAQFVVSGAVAVTLIKLQGVGSYSTRLVVPFAKRLRPDLVWEWMGHIPHLHWIAFLPFVFFVMIVIAGASNAVNLTDGLDGLAIGCTIIAAGALTVLTYISGHVVFSDYLELQRMPLVSELTVFCGAMVGGSIGFLWYNAHPAEIFMGDVGSLALGGAIGTVAVVIKQELLLPFIGGVFILELMSVVLQVGSYKLRNGKRIFKMAPLHHHFELLGWSESKVIARFWILALVFALLALTTLKLR, encoded by the coding sequence TTGCTCTATTGGCTGCTGTACCAGAAGCTGTTTCCTTATTTTCGGTTCTTTCGCATCTTCCGCTACCTGACCTTCCGGTGCGTCTTTGCGAGCCTCACGGCCTTGCTGATCGGGCTGCTGATCGGGCCGTTTGTGATTCAGCGGCTGCGCGAGTTTCAGATCGGCCAGTACATCCGTGAGGAGGGGCCGCAGAGCCATCAGAAGAAGGGCGGCACGCCCACCATGGGCGGCGTGCTGATCTGCATCTCCATCCTGGTCCCCACGCTGCTGTGGTCGGATCTCTCGAACCCCTTCGTCTGGGTGGTCATGCTGTCCACCCTGGCCTTCGGAGCCATCGGCTTTGCGGATGACTATATCAAGGTGGTGAACCGCCGCAATCTTGGCCTGACGAGCAGGCAGAAGCTGCTGGCGCAGTTCGTGGTCAGCGGCGCGGTGGCGGTGACGTTGATCAAGCTGCAGGGCGTCGGGAGCTACTCCACGCGGCTGGTGGTTCCGTTTGCCAAGCGGCTGCGGCCGGACCTGGTCTGGGAGTGGATGGGCCACATCCCGCACCTGCACTGGATTGCGTTCCTGCCCTTCGTCTTCTTCGTGATGATCGTGATTGCAGGCGCATCCAATGCTGTCAATTTGACGGACGGGCTGGATGGCCTTGCCATCGGCTGCACGATCATCGCCGCCGGCGCGTTGACGGTGCTGACTTACATCAGCGGCCACGTCGTCTTCTCTGACTATCTCGAGCTCCAGCGCATGCCGCTGGTGAGCGAGCTGACGGTCTTCTGCGGAGCCATGGTGGGCGGCTCCATCGGCTTCCTCTGGTACAACGCGCACCCGGCTGAGATCTTCATGGGCGACGTCGGATCGCTCGCGCTGGGCGGCGCAATCGGCACGGTCGCCGTGGTCATCAAGCAGGAGTTACTGCTGCCGTTCATCGGCGGCGTCTTCATTCTGGAGCTGATGAGCGTCGTCTTGCAGGTCGGCAGTTACAAGCTCAGGAACGGCAAACGCATCTTCAAGATGGCTCCGCTGCACCATCACTTTGAGCTGCTGGGCTGGAGCGAGAGCAAGGTCATCGCACGCTTCTGGATTCTGGCGCTGGTCTTCGCATTGCTGGCTCTGACGACGTTGAAGCTGCGGTAA
- a CDS encoding UDP-N-acetylmuramoyl-tripeptide--D-alanyl-D-alanine ligase, protein MKLTLGQVADWIHAEGDFTTSSEAVGYSIDSRTIGAGELFFAVTGDRVDGHDYVEAALANGAVAAVVSNRWLASDEPREVDPCKLLWVPEGEECVLRAMQLLALRVRQSWGGRVIGVTGSAGKTTTKEMVATVLSSQFSVLKSAGNLNNHFGVPLQLLRLEAEHEVAVIEMGMNHSGEIKRLAEIAEPQWGVVSNVAAVHLEFFPAGIAGIAAAKRELIEALPSDGLAILNGDDEWVRGFGVGVDSVLYGLGDEAQVRATNVVEAGLDGVSFTVHAGGDTAEVHLALLGKHNVSNALAAIAVGWKSGMTLTACAAALAEMRATDKRGAVIEWRGAKLLNDSYNSNPKALDAMVDALISTPATRRIVVAGEMLELGPEGPALHKACGRRMAEQGVDLIVGVRGLAADLVSGAGEKAVFVETPEAAGNWLTANVKAGDVVLLKASRGVRLERALEKLG, encoded by the coding sequence ATGAAGTTGACGTTGGGACAGGTTGCGGATTGGATTCACGCGGAGGGGGACTTCACCACCTCCAGCGAAGCCGTTGGTTATTCGATCGACTCGCGGACGATCGGCGCGGGGGAGTTGTTCTTTGCCGTGACCGGCGACCGTGTGGACGGGCATGACTACGTGGAGGCGGCGCTCGCCAACGGTGCGGTGGCAGCGGTGGTCAGCAATCGCTGGCTGGCCTCTGACGAGCCGCGTGAGGTGGACCCGTGCAAGCTGCTCTGGGTCCCGGAGGGCGAAGAGTGTGTGCTGCGTGCGATGCAGTTGCTGGCCCTGCGCGTCAGGCAGAGCTGGGGCGGACGCGTCATTGGAGTCACAGGCTCGGCAGGGAAGACGACGACCAAGGAGATGGTGGCCACGGTTCTCAGTTCTCAGTTCTCAGTTCTCAAGTCGGCCGGTAATTTGAACAATCACTTTGGTGTGCCGCTGCAACTGCTGAGGTTGGAGGCGGAGCATGAGGTTGCCGTCATCGAGATGGGCATGAACCACTCCGGCGAGATCAAACGCTTGGCAGAGATCGCAGAGCCGCAGTGGGGCGTCGTCTCGAACGTAGCAGCCGTCCATCTGGAGTTCTTTCCAGCCGGTATCGCGGGGATTGCGGCGGCGAAGCGGGAGCTGATTGAGGCTTTGCCTTCGGATGGACTTGCAATTTTGAATGGCGATGATGAGTGGGTACGCGGCTTTGGAGTTGGCGTCGACTCCGTCTTGTACGGTTTGGGCGATGAAGCCCAGGTGCGCGCCACGAATGTAGTTGAGGCTGGACTCGACGGCGTCAGCTTCACCGTCCACGCTGGCGGAGACACGGCTGAGGTCCACCTCGCGCTCCTGGGCAAGCACAACGTCTCCAACGCTCTCGCTGCCATTGCCGTGGGGTGGAAGAGCGGGATGACATTGACCGCATGTGCGGCTGCGCTTGCGGAGATGCGAGCTACGGACAAGCGCGGTGCCGTGATCGAGTGGCGCGGTGCAAAGCTGCTCAATGACTCGTACAACTCGAATCCGAAGGCACTGGACGCAATGGTGGATGCCTTGATCTCTACCCCAGCCACACGACGGATTGTGGTGGCAGGAGAAATGTTGGAGCTTGGGCCGGAAGGGCCGGCGCTCCATAAAGCTTGCGGTCGCCGAATGGCGGAGCAAGGCGTGGACCTCATCGTCGGCGTGAGAGGCCTCGCCGCTGACCTCGTGAGCGGCGCAGGTGAAAAGGCCGTCTTCGTGGAGACGCCTGAGGCCGCAGGCAACTGGCTCACAGCAAACGTCAAAGCAGGCGATGTGGTCTTGCTGAAGGCCTCACGCGGCGTCCGCCTGGAGCGGGCTTTGGAGAAGTTGGGTTAG
- a CDS encoding UDP-N-acetylmuramoyl-L-alanyl-D-glutamate--2,6-diaminopimelate ligase, with amino-acid sequence MLIDEALAGIDVLERGSGSADVTGVQYDSRRVVAGDVFVAMKGESSDGNRFIETAIAHGARAIVTDSREAWAAGGAVPFYLVGNGRRALAGVAANVFGHPEHVLKISAVTGTNGKTTTAFLLEQMLKSVNRKCLLIGTIETHIGDEVRVSEHTTPESRDLLALFADGVKAGCTEAVMEMSSHALAQERVWGVPVDVAMFTNLTQDHLDYHGTMERYFQAKARLFEGVGAEAPRVAVVNEDSPAGVWLLTRDLGPEVMSYGINAGEFRASKVALSAGRTQFLWETPYGAVQIDSPLTGKVNVYNLLAASCAAMGRGLTLEEIAKAAQGLHQVPGRFQTVPNDLGITVVVDYAHTDDALRNLIGLARELVGKGRVITLFGCGGDRDKTKRPKMGRAAGEGSDLVVLTNDNPRTEEPGAILDEALAGVRETSVECVVEPDRATAIALAIKAVKGGDIVLLAGKGHEKVQILKTGTVPFDDAEVAARVLREIR; translated from the coding sequence ATGTTGATTGATGAAGCGCTTGCGGGTATCGACGTACTGGAGCGGGGCTCCGGCTCCGCTGACGTAACGGGCGTGCAGTACGATTCGCGCCGTGTGGTGGCCGGTGATGTCTTCGTCGCAATGAAGGGCGAAAGCTCTGACGGCAATCGCTTCATCGAGACCGCAATTGCGCATGGTGCGCGAGCCATCGTGACGGACTCGCGCGAGGCCTGGGCAGCGGGCGGTGCAGTCCCGTTCTATCTTGTAGGCAACGGTCGCCGAGCCCTTGCAGGCGTAGCAGCAAACGTCTTTGGACATCCCGAGCATGTGCTGAAGATAAGCGCGGTCACGGGGACCAATGGCAAGACGACCACAGCCTTTCTCCTGGAGCAGATGCTCAAGAGCGTCAACCGCAAGTGCCTGCTGATCGGAACGATCGAAACCCACATCGGCGATGAGGTCCGAGTCAGCGAGCACACCACGCCGGAGTCCCGCGACCTGCTCGCTCTCTTTGCGGATGGTGTGAAGGCAGGTTGCACGGAAGCCGTCATGGAGATGAGCAGCCACGCACTGGCGCAGGAGCGTGTGTGGGGCGTGCCGGTCGATGTGGCGATGTTTACGAACCTCACGCAAGATCACCTGGACTATCACGGCACGATGGAGCGTTACTTTCAGGCGAAGGCGAGGCTCTTTGAGGGAGTCGGCGCGGAGGCACCACGCGTGGCGGTGGTCAATGAAGATAGCCCGGCGGGCGTGTGGCTGCTGACGCGAGATCTCGGCCCCGAAGTCATGAGCTACGGCATCAACGCCGGCGAGTTCAGAGCGAGCAAGGTGGCTTTGAGCGCGGGCCGGACGCAGTTTCTCTGGGAAACACCATACGGTGCCGTTCAGATCGACTCGCCACTAACGGGCAAGGTCAACGTCTACAACCTCCTGGCCGCAAGCTGCGCGGCGATGGGCCGTGGGCTGACGCTCGAAGAGATCGCTAAAGCCGCTCAAGGCTTGCACCAGGTTCCAGGCCGCTTCCAGACTGTACCGAATGACCTCGGCATCACAGTCGTCGTGGACTACGCCCACACGGATGATGCACTGCGAAATCTCATCGGCCTCGCGCGTGAGTTGGTCGGCAAGGGCCGCGTCATCACGCTCTTCGGTTGCGGCGGCGATCGCGACAAAACCAAGCGGCCAAAGATGGGCCGCGCAGCCGGTGAAGGCAGCGATCTGGTCGTCCTGACCAATGACAATCCTCGTACGGAGGAGCCGGGCGCGATCCTTGATGAGGCACTGGCAGGTGTTCGCGAGACATCCGTCGAGTGTGTAGTCGAGCCGGACAGGGCGACAGCGATAGCCCTCGCGATCAAGGCTGTGAAAGGTGGAGACATCGTGCTGCTCGCAGGCAAGGGACATGAGAAGGTGCAGATCCTGAAGACCGGCACGGTGCCGTTCGATGATGCAGAGGTTGCGGCGCGTGTGCTGCGGGAGATTCGATGA
- a CDS encoding penicillin-binding protein, translated as MQPNNAPRQPRQTLTAPIQRKRFAYVALAFIVWMLAIALRLVWLQVYQNHKWVSLAARQQQGSFEVAPRRGVLYDRNLKELALTVQVDSIYAVPSELGENREEASQMLARLVHTDPTDNFTSQHQMNARFNASHGFAWVARRVSAETAQRVRELNLKGVYFQKEFKRFYPNNELAAHVLGYVGTDDAGLGGLELQFDDDMHGVSGHMLTALDAKRHALGSTENEPQPGENLVLSIDANIQYMAEKALDEQMAKVKAAHGTVVVQDPHTGQILALAVSPRFNPNDAKHMDASVLQNLAVSDIYEPGSTFKLVTYSAAMDGAGVEPTDIVDCMGGAMTMMGRTLHDDKSDGRMGRVTVQYALERSSDVGAAKMAMKLGNQKFYDYMKSYGFGDRTGIELPSETRGLLRAPKKWDATSFMSLAIGQEIGVTPIQLATMVSTIANGGMYMPPHVLLQSTDEMKGDPRLKPAAFHPANQLPTVLPDGAHRVIKEITSAKMREMMRGIVVEGTGKAAALNGYSSGGKTGTANKIDPATHTYSHTKLVASFAGMAPISNPAITVAVIIDTPTVGSLYGAAVSAPVFASVAQQVLEYLGVPHDQPLKTQKEMQVAAAQAKDDFDGDAADNGADLNAMFADVNSLPADDPLRGGTEKPVLAVAAPVETEEEKRSSGLKSLLPKSVLEAFHANGSTTSVIADESANADRPLAAPKVVPVVQALTNGGVRVDAGQRVAVPEFSGIPLRAVVERAGAAGLRVQPVGSGLATEQVPLPGTMVPVGTEIVVRFVR; from the coding sequence ATGCAACCGAATAACGCGCCAAGGCAGCCGAGGCAGACACTCACCGCTCCCATTCAACGGAAGCGGTTTGCCTATGTTGCCCTGGCCTTTATCGTCTGGATGTTGGCGATTGCGCTGCGGCTGGTCTGGCTGCAGGTCTACCAGAATCACAAGTGGGTGAGCCTGGCGGCACGGCAGCAGCAGGGATCGTTTGAGGTGGCTCCGCGCCGCGGTGTGCTGTATGACCGCAACCTCAAAGAGCTTGCGCTGACCGTGCAGGTGGACAGCATCTACGCGGTGCCCAGTGAGCTTGGCGAGAATCGCGAGGAGGCGTCGCAGATGCTCGCACGCCTGGTCCACACGGACCCCACCGATAACTTCACCTCGCAGCACCAGATGAACGCGCGCTTCAATGCCTCGCATGGCTTTGCGTGGGTCGCACGCCGCGTCAGTGCGGAGACGGCGCAGCGCGTGCGTGAGCTGAACCTGAAGGGCGTCTACTTCCAGAAGGAGTTCAAGCGCTTCTATCCCAACAACGAGCTGGCCGCGCACGTCCTTGGTTATGTGGGGACGGACGACGCCGGGCTCGGCGGGCTGGAGCTTCAGTTCGACGATGATATGCACGGCGTCTCCGGGCACATGCTGACCGCGCTCGACGCCAAGCGCCACGCGCTGGGCAGCACGGAGAACGAGCCGCAGCCGGGTGAGAATCTGGTGCTCTCAATCGACGCCAACATCCAGTACATGGCGGAGAAGGCACTGGATGAGCAGATGGCGAAGGTCAAGGCCGCGCACGGTACGGTCGTCGTGCAGGACCCGCATACGGGCCAGATTCTGGCACTTGCGGTCTCGCCGCGCTTCAATCCGAACGACGCCAAGCACATGGACGCCAGTGTGCTGCAGAACCTTGCAGTGAGCGATATCTATGAGCCGGGTTCGACCTTCAAGCTGGTGACCTACTCGGCCGCGATGGACGGCGCGGGTGTGGAGCCCACCGATATCGTTGACTGCATGGGCGGCGCGATGACCATGATGGGCCGCACGCTGCATGACGATAAATCGGACGGCCGCATGGGCCGCGTGACGGTGCAGTACGCGCTGGAGCGCTCAAGCGACGTGGGCGCGGCCAAGATGGCCATGAAGCTCGGCAACCAGAAGTTCTACGACTATATGAAGTCGTACGGCTTCGGCGACCGCACCGGTATTGAGCTGCCCAGCGAGACGCGCGGCCTGCTGCGTGCCCCCAAGAAATGGGACGCCACCAGCTTCATGTCGCTTGCCATTGGGCAGGAGATCGGCGTGACGCCGATTCAGCTTGCGACCATGGTTTCCACCATCGCGAACGGTGGCATGTACATGCCGCCACACGTTCTGCTGCAGTCCACCGACGAGATGAAGGGCGATCCGCGGCTCAAGCCCGCGGCCTTCCATCCAGCCAATCAGCTTCCAACCGTACTGCCCGATGGCGCACACCGCGTCATCAAGGAGATCACCTCCGCCAAGATGCGCGAGATGATGCGCGGCATCGTCGTTGAGGGCACGGGTAAGGCTGCCGCGCTGAACGGCTACAGCTCCGGCGGCAAGACCGGGACGGCCAACAAGATTGATCCGGCGACCCACACGTACAGCCACACCAAGCTGGTCGCCAGCTTCGCGGGAATGGCTCCCATCTCGAATCCTGCAATCACGGTCGCGGTGATCATCGATACGCCGACCGTGGGCAGCCTGTACGGCGCGGCTGTGAGCGCTCCTGTGTTTGCAAGCGTCGCGCAGCAGGTGCTTGAGTATCTGGGTGTGCCGCACGATCAGCCGCTCAAGACGCAGAAGGAGATGCAGGTCGCCGCAGCGCAGGCGAAGGATGACTTCGACGGCGACGCAGCCGATAACGGCGCTGACCTGAACGCGATGTTCGCGGATGTGAACAGCCTGCCCGCCGACGATCCGCTGCGTGGCGGGACGGAGAAGCCGGTGCTGGCTGTGGCTGCGCCCGTTGAGACTGAAGAAGAGAAGCGCTCCAGCGGTCTGAAGAGCCTGCTTCCAAAGAGTGTGCTGGAAGCGTTCCATGCCAACGGCAGCACGACCTCTGTAATCGCCGATGAGAGCGCCAATGCGGATCGTCCGTTGGCCGCGCCCAAGGTCGTTCCTGTGGTGCAGGCACTGACCAATGGTGGTGTGCGAGTCGATGCAGGGCAGCGTGTGGCCGTGCCGGAGTTCAGCGGCATTCCGCTTCGCGCGGTCGTTGAAAGGGCTGGTGCTGCTGGCCTGCGCGTGCAGCCTGTAGGCAGCGGTCTCGCAACGGAGCAAGTTCCCCTGCCGGGGACGATGGTGCCCGTGGGGACAGAGATCGTCGTCCGTTTCGTCCGATAG
- a CDS encoding FtsB/FtsL family cell division protein yields the protein MATMTVGIEAMGTRAARGRAQSVAERNAERFEAQRRARRGPTPEVFFTKHIDNSRIVKADDPERRREMRLFTVAMTVLFSLCMVYVYQHFSSIEVGYKIEAQKTQVAVLQEKNRDLRLNEAQLTQPGRIVTIAKQLGLDAPAPGQIIRNDGFTGQEVNAPAYAEVAVPASGVLSR from the coding sequence ATGGCGACGATGACGGTGGGGATCGAGGCGATGGGAACCAGGGCGGCACGGGGGCGTGCCCAGTCCGTGGCGGAGCGCAATGCAGAGCGCTTTGAGGCGCAGCGCCGCGCTCGCCGTGGACCGACGCCTGAGGTCTTCTTCACCAAGCACATCGATAACAGCCGCATCGTGAAGGCGGACGACCCGGAGCGCCGGCGTGAGATGCGCCTGTTCACCGTGGCCATGACCGTACTCTTTTCGCTCTGCATGGTTTATGTGTACCAGCACTTCTCGTCGATCGAGGTTGGCTACAAGATTGAGGCGCAGAAGACGCAGGTGGCCGTGCTGCAGGAGAAGAATCGCGATCTCCGTCTGAACGAGGCGCAGCTCACGCAGCCGGGCCGGATCGTTACGATCGCCAAGCAGCTTGGTCTGGACGCACCCGCGCCCGGACAGATCATCCGCAACGACGGCTTCACCGGGCAGGAAGTTAACGCCCCGGCCTACGCTGAGGTTGCGGTTCCGGCATCGGGCGTTCTCTCTCGTTAG
- the rsmH gene encoding 16S rRNA (cytosine(1402)-N(4))-methyltransferase RsmH translates to MTPQQHVPVLLEEALEYLNVRPGGVYVDATLGLGGHSSAIAKKLGGQGKLIAFDRDPDAMSKAQARLEALKEELGAEMPTVQFEPRAFSEAGDAIAKGSLDGLLADFGVSSMQLDEAHRGFSFRSDGPLDMRMDTRSGETAGQVVNEEDENELADLIYEFGEERRSRRIARAIVRARPISTTAELARIISAAAPPMKGDKIHPATRTFQAIRMRVNDELGEIQSLLKSAGSLLKPGGRLVMISFHSLEDRLVKDAFRELGRDKKFTVLTKKPVIAAEQESLRNPRSRSAKLRALEKV, encoded by the coding sequence ATGACGCCACAGCAGCATGTGCCGGTTCTTTTAGAAGAAGCTTTGGAGTACCTGAATGTGCGGCCTGGCGGCGTGTATGTAGACGCCACGCTGGGACTGGGCGGCCACTCTTCCGCGATTGCGAAGAAGTTGGGCGGGCAGGGCAAGCTGATTGCCTTCGACCGTGACCCGGATGCGATGAGCAAGGCGCAGGCCCGGTTGGAAGCCCTGAAGGAAGAGCTTGGGGCGGAGATGCCGACGGTGCAGTTTGAGCCGAGAGCGTTCTCGGAGGCCGGCGACGCGATCGCCAAGGGCAGCCTGGACGGTTTGCTGGCGGACTTTGGCGTCAGCAGCATGCAGTTGGATGAGGCGCACAGAGGGTTTAGTTTTCGGTCGGATGGACCGCTCGACATGCGGATGGACACGCGGAGCGGGGAGACGGCCGGTCAAGTGGTAAATGAGGAAGACGAAAACGAGCTCGCCGACCTTATTTACGAATTCGGAGAGGAAAGGAGGTCGCGGAGAATCGCCAGAGCCATTGTCAGGGCCCGGCCGATATCGACGACAGCGGAACTGGCTCGAATCATATCGGCCGCGGCCCCTCCAATGAAAGGCGACAAGATTCATCCCGCAACGCGCACCTTTCAGGCAATCCGAATGAGGGTTAATGACGAACTGGGAGAGATTCAATCGCTGCTGAAGAGCGCGGGATCTCTGCTGAAGCCGGGCGGCAGGCTGGTGATGATCAGCTTCCACAGCCTGGAGGACCGATTGGTCAAGGATGCGTTCCGTGAGCTGGGCCGGGACAAGAAGTTTACGGTGCTGACCAAAAAGCCGGTCATCGCCGCGGAGCAGGAATCGCTTCGGAATCCAAGGTCGCGCAGCGCGAAGCTGAGGGCTCTGGAAAAAGTTTAG
- a CDS encoding division/cell wall cluster transcriptional repressor MraZ has product MFRGNHPARVDEKGRLKIPADFKREFPEKQEFYVTSLDGKRAQLYPIAEWEKKEEVLAKMPSTSVAKIKFLDVTSYYGQMVEMDTQGRVLLPQILRESARVDGEVVVLGKQGILEVVNHDDFKAEMVKAPLSMQDMAALAEFGL; this is encoded by the coding sequence ATGTTTCGGGGAAACCACCCAGCGCGCGTGGACGAGAAGGGCCGGTTGAAGATTCCGGCTGACTTCAAGCGCGAGTTTCCCGAAAAGCAGGAGTTTTACGTGACCAGCCTGGACGGCAAGCGGGCGCAGCTTTACCCGATCGCCGAATGGGAGAAGAAGGAGGAGGTTCTGGCGAAGATGCCTTCGACCTCCGTGGCAAAGATCAAGTTTCTGGACGTGACGAGCTACTACGGCCAGATGGTGGAGATGGACACGCAGGGCCGGGTGCTGTTGCCGCAGATTCTGCGGGAGTCGGCCCGGGTGGATGGCGAAGTGGTTGTGCTGGGTAAGCAGGGAATCCTGGAGGTCGTGAACCATGACGACTTCAAGGCCGAGATGGTGAAGGCGCCGCTTTCGATGCAAGACATGGCAGCACTCGCAGAGTTTGGACTTTAG
- a CDS encoding DUF2127 domain-containing protein, with amino-acid sequence MSNRMSEEVLQNERETEAAATEDRPSLHDNGLLLIGLFKLSKALFFFCAGLGVIHFMNKNLSDEVIRLAMALKRDPEGRIVQLLLEKVDLVDAHTMRRIEFFTFGYSGLALTEGIGLLLKKVWAEYLTLLLTISFLPWELFELVRRASLFRFGLLATNLAVLGYLIWLLQRKKQSRVEAADRE; translated from the coding sequence ATGTCGAACAGAATGAGTGAAGAGGTCCTACAAAACGAGCGGGAGACCGAGGCAGCCGCGACGGAAGATCGTCCCAGCCTGCATGACAACGGTCTGCTGCTGATTGGCCTGTTCAAACTCAGCAAGGCGCTGTTCTTCTTCTGCGCCGGCCTGGGCGTCATCCACTTCATGAACAAGAACCTCAGCGATGAGGTCATCCGGCTGGCTATGGCGCTGAAACGCGACCCGGAAGGCCGTATTGTGCAACTCCTGCTGGAGAAGGTGGACCTGGTCGACGCACACACCATGCGGCGGATTGAGTTCTTCACCTTCGGCTACTCGGGCCTGGCTTTGACGGAAGGCATCGGGCTGCTGCTGAAGAAGGTCTGGGCGGAGTACCTGACGCTGCTCCTGACCATCTCGTTCCTGCCGTGGGAGCTGTTTGAGCTGGTGCGCCGTGCCAGCCTGTTCCGCTTCGGCCTGCTGGCGACCAACCTGGCCGTTCTCGGATACCTCATCTGGCTTCTGCAACGCAAGAAGCAAAGCCGGGTTGAGGCTGCGGACAGGGAATAG
- a CDS encoding fasciclin domain-containing protein, which produces MNLKKTFLASMAAAVLAATSFSAVAQKADPTVGGAAMYANKTIVQNAIASPIHTTLVAAVKAAGLVDTLSGPGPFTVFAPTDDAFAKLPAGTVDTLVKPENKDTLVKILTYHVVPGKIDSKKLAKDIKKGGGKTMLKTVQGEELTFMMPSPGMITITDAKGGVSNITTADVYQSNGVIHVIDTVLMPN; this is translated from the coding sequence ATGAATCTCAAGAAGACCTTCCTCGCCTCTATGGCAGCAGCCGTTCTCGCCGCAACCTCCTTCAGCGCAGTTGCCCAGAAGGCTGACCCCACCGTTGGCGGCGCGGCCATGTACGCCAACAAGACCATCGTTCAGAATGCGATCGCCTCCCCCATTCACACCACCCTCGTCGCAGCCGTCAAGGCCGCAGGCCTGGTCGATACCCTCAGCGGCCCCGGTCCCTTCACCGTCTTCGCACCCACCGATGATGCCTTCGCCAAGCTGCCTGCCGGCACCGTCGATACGCTCGTCAAGCCTGAGAACAAGGACACGCTGGTCAAGATCCTGACCTACCACGTCGTCCCCGGCAAGATCGACTCCAAGAAGCTCGCCAAGGACATCAAAAAGGGCGGCGGCAAGACCATGCTGAAGACCGTTCAGGGTGAAGAGCTCACGTTCATGATGCCTTCGCCTGGCATGATCACCATCACCGATGCCAAGGGCGGCGTCTCCAACATCACCACCGCAGACGTGTACCAGTCGAACGGCGTCATTCACGTCATCGACACCGTTCTGATGCCCAACTAA
- a CDS encoding HipA family kinase, whose product MLRTVQATRYVLPLREGGSLPAIVEADDQGLYVVKFRGAGQGALALVAELVAGEIARALGLTVPELVFIEVDPILGRNDPDAEIRYLLKASAGLNLALDYLPGSMMFDPAAGNTASAEIASMAVWFDAFVQNVDRTARNANLLLWHRKLHFIDHGAALFFHHNWPTAPAKAESLFAESQHHVLLPWATEIGAAGTKARGIITSELLQNILSFVPDAWLESEEATASERRTAYVEYLTRRLQAASIFEEEAIHAHQRLL is encoded by the coding sequence ATGCTTCGTACCGTCCAAGCCACGCGCTACGTGCTCCCACTCCGGGAGGGCGGCTCCCTGCCCGCCATCGTGGAAGCGGACGACCAGGGCCTGTACGTCGTCAAGTTTCGCGGTGCAGGCCAGGGAGCATTGGCGCTCGTTGCTGAACTTGTGGCGGGAGAGATTGCACGCGCTCTCGGACTTACGGTGCCGGAGCTCGTCTTCATCGAGGTCGATCCCATCCTCGGGCGCAACGATCCCGATGCGGAGATACGTTATCTCCTCAAGGCCAGCGCAGGCCTGAACCTCGCGCTCGACTACCTGCCCGGCTCCATGATGTTCGATCCCGCCGCAGGCAACACCGCCTCCGCGGAGATCGCGTCCATGGCCGTATGGTTCGACGCCTTCGTGCAGAATGTCGATCGCACGGCGCGCAACGCCAACCTGTTGCTCTGGCACCGCAAGCTCCACTTCATCGACCACGGCGCGGCCCTCTTCTTCCATCACAACTGGCCCACCGCTCCAGCCAAGGCTGAGTCGCTATTCGCTGAGTCGCAACACCACGTCCTCCTGCCCTGGGCCACGGAGATAGGAGCCGCAGGCACCAAAGCCCGCGGCATCATCACGTCTGAGCTACTGCAAAACATCCTCAGCTTCGTGCCGGATGCATGGCTCGAGTCTGAAGAAGCCACCGCCAGTGAGCGCCGCACAGCATACGTCGAATACCTCACCCGCCGCCTGCAGGCCGCAAGCATCTTTGAAGAGGAGGCGATCCATGCACACCAACGCCTCCTTTGA
- a CDS encoding DUF3037 domain-containing protein → MHTNASFDYAVLRVVPRVERGEFINVGVILLCREKRFLGAKVHVDEQRLRALWPQLDLDAIREHIEAVNRICTGDESAGPIAKLSQSERFHWLTSPRSTVMQTSPVHTGLCTETEALLDRLYHQLVG, encoded by the coding sequence ATGCACACCAACGCCTCCTTTGATTACGCCGTCCTGCGTGTGGTCCCGCGCGTGGAACGTGGCGAGTTCATCAACGTAGGAGTCATCCTCCTCTGCCGTGAGAAACGCTTCCTCGGCGCAAAGGTTCACGTCGATGAGCAGCGTCTCCGCGCCCTCTGGCCACAGCTCGATCTCGACGCCATCCGCGAGCATATCGAAGCCGTCAACCGCATCTGCACGGGCGACGAGTCAGCCGGCCCCATCGCAAAGCTCTCGCAGAGCGAGCGCTTCCACTGGCTCACCTCCCCGCGCAGCACCGTCATGCAGACCTCACCCGTCCATACCGGCCTCTGCACAGAAACAGAAGCCCTCCTCGACCGCCTCTACCATCAGCTAGTCGGCTGA